Proteins from one Bacillota bacterium genomic window:
- the accC gene encoding acetyl-CoA carboxylase biotin carboxylase subunit, protein MFEKVLIANRGEIALRVLRACRELGIRTVAVYSEADKESLPVRLADEAYCIGPAPSAKSYLNIPNIISAALLSGVDAIHPGYGYLSERADFAEICESHGLVFIGPPSAAIELMGDKVKARRRVQEAGVPVLPGSSEPVGDHEALEVAESIGYPVMVKAAAGGGGRGMRVARSPEELRRVLSAARAEAQASFGDGSVYVERLLEGARHVEIQVLADQSGHMVHLGERECSIQRRHQKVIEEAPSPVVDEGLRRQMGEAAIRAARAVGYVNAGTVEFLLDSDRRFYFLEMNTRIQVEHGVTEMVTGVDLVKAQLRIAAGEELSLSQEDIRLDGHAVECRVNGEDPESFVPSPGTITSVHLPGGPGIRVDTAIFPGYVVPPYYDSLLAKLMAWGQNREEALARMASALREFQVEGIRTNLGFLRRIVDSGEFRRGEISTDFVQRFLQQEARRAAV, encoded by the coding sequence GTGTTCGAGAAGGTGCTGATCGCCAATCGCGGGGAGATCGCGCTGCGGGTCCTCCGGGCCTGCCGGGAGCTGGGCATCCGGACGGTCGCCGTTTACTCCGAGGCGGACAAGGAGAGCCTCCCGGTACGGCTGGCCGATGAGGCCTACTGCATCGGCCCGGCTCCGTCGGCCAAGAGCTACCTGAACATCCCCAACATCATCAGCGCGGCCCTGCTTTCCGGGGTCGACGCCATTCATCCCGGCTACGGGTATCTGTCTGAGCGCGCCGACTTCGCGGAGATCTGCGAAAGCCACGGCCTCGTCTTCATCGGCCCTCCGTCGGCGGCCATCGAGCTGATGGGGGACAAGGTCAAGGCGCGGCGCCGGGTCCAGGAGGCCGGCGTTCCCGTGCTGCCGGGCAGCTCCGAGCCGGTCGGCGATCATGAGGCCCTGGAGGTGGCCGAATCCATCGGCTACCCGGTGATGGTGAAGGCGGCCGCGGGCGGCGGCGGCCGCGGTATGCGGGTTGCGCGCAGCCCCGAAGAACTGCGGCGCGTGCTCTCGGCCGCCCGGGCTGAGGCGCAGGCATCGTTCGGGGACGGGTCGGTTTACGTGGAGCGCCTGCTGGAGGGCGCCCGCCACGTGGAGATTCAGGTGCTCGCGGACCAGAGCGGCCACATGGTTCACCTGGGCGAACGGGAGTGCTCGATTCAAAGGCGCCACCAGAAGGTGATCGAGGAGGCGCCCTCGCCTGTGGTGGACGAGGGGCTCCGCCGGCAGATGGGCGAGGCCGCCATCCGGGCGGCCCGGGCGGTGGGGTACGTCAACGCCGGGACCGTGGAGTTCCTGCTCGATTCCGATCGGCGCTTCTACTTTTTGGAGATGAACACGCGCATCCAGGTCGAGCACGGGGTCACCGAGATGGTGACGGGGGTGGACCTGGTCAAGGCCCAGCTCCGCATCGCGGCCGGCGAGGAACTGTCGCTTTCGCAGGAAGACATTCGCCTGGACGGGCATGCCGTCGAATGTCGCGTCAACGGGGAGGACCCGGAGAGCTTCGTGCCCTCTCCGGGCACCATCACCTCGGTCCACCTCCCCGGGGGCCCGGGAATCCGGGTGGACACGGCCATCTTCCCGGGATACGTGGTGCCGCCCTATTATGATTCGCTTTTGGCCAAGCTGATGGCGTGGGGCCAGAACCGCGAGGAGGCACTTGCGCGCATGGCGTCGGCGCTCCGGGAGTTCCAGGTCGAAGGGATCCGCACCAACCTGGGCTTCCTGCGCCGGATCGTGGACAGCGGCGAGTTCAGGCGGGGCGAGATCTCCACCGACTTCGTACAGCGCTTCCTGCAGCAGGAGGCCCGCCGGGCGGCCGTTTGA
- the accB gene encoding acetyl-CoA carboxylase biotin carboxyl carrier protein: MIDGAVRLTLKEIKELIRVLDETDVAELTVESDGVKISIRKAAAFGPASTPGAAPVAPQSPAALPPEAQGADSAHAGAASALETKVAAPAEDERMVTIRAPMVGTFYRAPAPEAPPYVEVGQVVEPGQTLCIIEAMKLMNEIEAEVRGRVAAILVENGQPVEYGQPLMSLERL, encoded by the coding sequence ACGCTCAAGGAGATAAAGGAACTCATTCGTGTCCTGGACGAGACTGACGTTGCCGAGCTGACCGTCGAGAGCGACGGGGTCAAGATTTCCATCCGCAAGGCGGCGGCGTTCGGGCCGGCCAGCACGCCGGGCGCGGCTCCCGTTGCGCCCCAGTCGCCGGCCGCCCTGCCCCCCGAGGCCCAGGGGGCGGACAGCGCGCACGCGGGTGCGGCTTCCGCTCTCGAGACGAAGGTGGCGGCACCGGCAGAGGACGAGCGGATGGTGACCATCCGGGCTCCCATGGTGGGCACCTTCTATCGCGCGCCGGCCCCCGAGGCGCCGCCGTATGTGGAGGTCGGCCAGGTGGTGGAGCCGGGCCAGACGCTCTGCATCATCGAAGCCATGAAGCTGATGAACGAGATCGAGGCCGAGGTCAGGGGGAGGGTGGCCGCCATCCTGGTCGAAAACGGCCAGCCCGTCGAATACGGCCAGCCGCTGATGAGTCTGGAGCGGCTGTGA
- a CDS encoding Asp23/Gls24 family envelope stress response protein: MAADGGDSFIESQEGELGEVRIANDVVSTIAGLAAIEVEGVAGMSGGIAGGISEMLGRRNLSRGVKVEVGQHQAALDIYIIVNYGVRIPDVAWRVQENVKRQIETMTGLEVSEVNVHVQGVQLPQAERTEESRVR; this comes from the coding sequence GTGGCGGCGGACGGCGGCGACAGCTTCATCGAGTCCCAGGAGGGCGAACTCGGCGAGGTTCGCATCGCCAACGACGTGGTCAGCACCATCGCGGGACTCGCCGCCATTGAGGTGGAGGGCGTGGCTGGCATGAGCGGGGGCATCGCCGGGGGTATCTCCGAGATGCTCGGGCGCCGCAATCTCTCCAGGGGGGTCAAGGTGGAGGTCGGCCAGCACCAGGCGGCTCTCGACATTTACATCATCGTCAACTACGGGGTCCGAATTCCCGACGTCGCCTGGCGGGTGCAGGAGAACGTCAAGCGGCAGATCGAGACCATGACGGGCCTCGAGGTCAGCGAGGTCAACGTTCACGTCCAGGGCGTCCAACTGCCGCAGGCAGAGCGGACCGAGGAGAGCCGGGTTCGATAG